From the Lolium rigidum isolate FL_2022 chromosome 2, APGP_CSIRO_Lrig_0.1, whole genome shotgun sequence genome, one window contains:
- the LOC124689938 gene encoding uncharacterized ATP-dependent helicase YprA-like: MALRQHEAKVIPVRALDGRTTTVRIAAACSVDDLKATLRASSFPPAGAPTFHLFLKGAKLLAHAKVGNLPIYPGDFVSLIPFTTKAKPAAPAPFRRATTLPWSTGKRRKLSSSWYGGGGDDDLYAPRKPLASSSSHCNGTEPLDPAQMVEHLRQGLGKHGQIAHVEVIPGREASFSDDDLHLSNAMKTTLRSIGVTRLYAHQALAQDQLKALLQMKAALLLAGADDFAVDIYDGDTPMQDRARIRERARMLITNPDMLHASILPCHAQFRRILSGLAHVVVDEAHTYRGAFGCHAALVLRRLRRLCADVYGRLPAFVFCTATLANPREHVVELAGIGEVELVDEDASPCGAKHFVLWNSSGKKTTSSPMADVARLLAEMVQHGLRCIAFCKTRKLCEQVLAHAREVLEETTTAPEMVGSICVYRGGYVASERRQIEADLFGGRLRGVAATNALELGIDVGHVDATLHLGFPGSIASLWQQAGRSGRRSKDSIAVYVAFDGALDQYFMNYPAKLFGKPIERCHVDAQNRKVLRQHLACAAAENPLCPERDQLYFGGEAMNDAMSILKDKGVLTPKSNAADNNIWKYNGPGRRPSQSVSIRAIEHDKFTVKDATSGRVMEEIEESKAFFQVHEGAVYMHQGVSYLVERLDLSSKMAYCRMAELSYHTKTEDFTDIAVALGDAAAAVHADECTVTTRWSGYRRIYKPTNQVSDVIPLHLPSYSFDTQAVWATVPATVRATVEQSNLWFWGGVHAASHAILSILPLHMMCSSCDLGAECADPHEKHPDGDDEHLVPDRVLLYDKHPGGIGLAAQARLLFPDLLAAALELVSACGCGSLDGCPNCVQSFACHDNNKNLDKEAAVLVLKGLIQGYYA, encoded by the exons ATGGCGCTGCGGCAGCACGAGGCGAAGGTGATTCCCGTGCGCGCGCTGGACGGCCGCACTACTACCGTCCGCATCGCCGCAGCCTGCTCCGTCGACGACCTCAAGGCCACGCTCCGCGCCTCCTCTTTCCCTCCCGCGGGCGCCCCCACGTTCCATCTCTTCCTCAAGGGCGCCAAGCTCCTCGCCCACGCGAAGGTCGGAAACCTTCCCATCTACCCCGGTGACTTCGTCTCCCTCATCCCCTTCACCACCAAGGCCAAGCCCGCCGCTCCCGCTCCGTTCCGCCGCGCTACTACCTTGCCGTGGTCCACCGGCAAACGGAGGAAGCTTTCGAGTTCTTggtatggcggcggcggcgacgacgatctgTACGCGCCCAGGAAGCCGCTGGCTTCCTCCTCCAGCCATTGCAATGGCACGGAGCCGCTGGACCCAGCGCAGATGGTGGAGCACCTACGGCAAGGGCTCGGCAAGCACGGACAGATCGCGCACGTCGAGGTGATCCCCGGCAGGGAGGCCTCCTTCTCCGACGACGACCTCCACCTCTCCAATGCCATGAAGACCACCCTCCGGAGCATCGGTGTGACGAGGCTGTACGCCCACCAG GCACTCGCGCAGGACCAGCTCAAGGcgctgctgcagatgaaggccgcgctcctcctcgccggagcagaCGACTTTGCCGTAGACATCTACGACGGCGACACGCCGATGCAGGACCGCGCCAGGATCAGGGAGCGGGCCAGGATGCTCATCACCAACCCAGACATGCTGCACGCCTCCATCCTCCCCTGCCACGCCCAGTTCCGGCGGATCCTCTCCGGCCTCGCccacgtcgtcgtcgacgaggcgcaCACCTACCGCGGCGCCTTCGGCTGCCACGCCGCGCTCGTGCTTCGCCGCCTCCGACGCCTGTGCGCCGACGTCTACGGCCGCCTCCCCGCTTTCGTGTTCTGTACCGCCACATTGGCGAACCCGCGCGAACACGTCGTGGAGCTCGCGGGGATCGGCGAGGTGGAGCTGGTGGACGAGGACGCCAGCCCGTGCGGGGCCAAGCACTTCGTCCTTTGGAACTCGTCTGGGAAGAAGACAACGAGCTCGCCGATGGCCGACGTGGCACGGCTGCTAGCCGAGATGGTGCAGCATGGGCTGCGCTGCATCGCCTTCTGCAAGACGAGGAAGCTGTGCGAGCAGGTGCTGGCCCACGCGCGCGAGGTGCTCGAGGAGACTACGACGGCGCCGGAGATGGTAGGCTCCATCTGCGTGTATCGTGGCGGGTACgtggcgagcgagcggcggcagATCGAGGCGGACCTCTTTGGTGGGAGGCTCCGCGGCGTGGCGGCGACGAACGCGCTGGAGCTGGGCATCGACGTCGGCCACGTCGACGCCACACTCCACCTTGGATTCCCTGGCAGCATCGCCAGCCTATGGCAGCAGGCCGGGAGGTCCGGCAGGCGGTCGAAGGACTCCATCGCTGTCTACGTCGCCTTCGACGGCGCCCTGGACCAGTACTTCATGAACTACCCTGCCAAGCTCTTTGGCAAGCCCATCGAGCGCTGCCATGTCGATGCGCAGAACCGTAAAGTTCTCCGACAGCACCTCGCCTGCGCCGCCGCTGAGAACCCACTTTGCCCGGAACGCGACCAGCTCTACTTCGGCGGCGAAGCCATGAACGATGCCATGTCGATCTTGAAAGACAAGGGAGTTCTCACTCCCAAGAGCAATGCGGCCGACAACAACATATGGAAGTACAACGGTCCCGGCAGGCGGCCGTCACAGTCCGTCAGCATCCGCGCGATCGAGCACGACAAGTTCACGGTGAAGGACGCGACGAGCGGGAGAGTGATGGAGGAGATAGAGGAGAGCAAGGCCTTCTTCCAGGTGCACGAGGGCGCGGTGTACATGCACCAGGGCGTGAGCTACTTGGTCGAGCGGCTGGATCTCTCGTCCAAGATGGCCTACTGCCGGATGGCGGAGCTGAGCTACCACACCAAGACCGAAGACTTCACCGACATCGCCGTCGCCCTCGGAGACGCTGCCGCTGCTGTTCATGCAGACGAGTGCACGGTGACGACCAGGTGGTCCGGCTATCGTCGGATATACAAGCCCACGAACCAAGTCTCCGACGTCATCCCTCTCCACCTGCCCTCCTACTCCTTCGACACGCAGGCCGTCTGGGCGACGGTTCCCGCGACGGTGAGGGCGACCGTGGAGCAGAGCAACCTGTGGTTCTGGGGCGGGGTGCACGCGGCCTCGCACGCCATCCTCAGCATACTGCCGCTGCACATGATGTGCAGCTCCTGCGATCTCGGGGCGGAGTGCGCGGATCCTCACGAGAAACAtcccgatggcgacgacgagcaccTGGTTCCCGACAGGGTCCTGCTCTACGACAAGCACCCTGGCGGCATCGGGCTGGCGGCGCAGGCGAGGCTACTCTTCCCGGACCTCCTTGCCGCCGCCCTCGAGCTCGTCTCGGCCTGCGGCTGCGGCAGCTTGGACGGGTGCCCCAACTGCGTGCAGTCCTTCGCTTGCCACGATAACAACAAGAATTTGGACAAGGAGGCTGCTGTGCTGGTGCTCAAGGGTCTAATTCAGGGATATTATGCGTGA